The following coding sequences are from one Kallotenue papyrolyticum window:
- a CDS encoding glycosyltransferase, giving the protein MLVLTALLLLDAAIVGILARDLLSARRVPRLTPHHAQPGDGSDVTVIIPARNEAQRIGRCLAGLADQGLAELEVIVLDDDSRDGTHQVARAWQERLPGLRVVRGAPLPAGWTGKCWACWQAAQLSTRAWLLFLDADTAPQPGLIAALLHYARREGCALLSLLPLLELGSFWERVIMPAFTGMIQAVFPLDRVNDPRSPLAMANGQCILIRRDVYVAVDGHHAIRNSVLEDVHLAQLVKGRGARLAVVGGPALLRVRMYTSLAEISEGLRKNALAGARAGGFWRALWGGLRQMVLAFAPLSLMLLGAGLVLAGHGTGGLYLAHGILMAIITLGYWGLLVRWLNGLHPLWGVAFPLGTLSYVLLAARAFFDNATGRGVTWKERAYRQ; this is encoded by the coding sequence ATGCTGGTGCTGACCGCCCTCCTGCTGCTCGATGCTGCGATTGTCGGTATTCTGGCGCGTGATCTCTTGAGCGCTCGGCGCGTGCCACGGCTGACGCCGCACCATGCCCAGCCCGGCGATGGTAGCGACGTAACTGTGATCATCCCGGCGCGCAACGAAGCGCAGCGTATCGGACGGTGTCTGGCCGGGCTGGCCGATCAGGGTCTCGCGGAGCTGGAGGTGATCGTGCTTGATGACGACTCGCGCGACGGCACGCACCAGGTTGCACGCGCCTGGCAGGAGCGCCTGCCGGGGTTGCGCGTCGTGCGCGGCGCGCCGCTGCCGGCGGGTTGGACCGGCAAATGCTGGGCCTGCTGGCAGGCGGCACAGCTGTCAACGCGAGCGTGGCTGCTGTTCCTCGATGCCGACACCGCGCCGCAGCCTGGGTTGATCGCCGCCCTGCTGCACTACGCCCGGCGCGAAGGCTGCGCTCTACTCTCACTGCTGCCGCTGCTGGAGCTGGGGAGCTTTTGGGAGCGCGTGATCATGCCGGCCTTTACCGGCATGATCCAGGCCGTTTTTCCCCTCGACCGCGTCAACGATCCGCGCTCGCCGCTGGCGATGGCCAATGGCCAGTGCATCCTCATCCGCCGCGATGTCTATGTAGCGGTCGATGGTCACCATGCCATCCGCAACTCGGTGCTGGAGGATGTGCATCTGGCGCAACTGGTCAAAGGCCGGGGCGCGCGCCTGGCCGTGGTGGGCGGGCCGGCGCTGCTGCGCGTGCGCATGTACACTTCGCTGGCCGAGATCTCCGAAGGATTGCGCAAAAATGCGCTTGCCGGCGCGCGCGCCGGCGGCTTCTGGCGCGCACTGTGGGGCGGCCTGCGCCAGATGGTGCTGGCCTTTGCTCCGCTCAGCCTGATGCTCCTGGGGGCGGGCCTGGTCCTGGCAGGCCATGGCACCGGTGGGCTCTACCTGGCGCACGGCATTCTCATGGCGATCATCACCCTGGGGTACTGGGGCCTGCTAGTCCGGTGGCTGAACGGACTGCACCCGCTGTGGGGCGTCGCCTTTCCACTGGGCACGCTGAGCTATGTGCTCCTCGCGGCGCGCGCCTTTTTCGACAACGCTACCGGTCGGGGCGTGACTTGGAAAGAACGCGCATATCGGCAGTAG
- a CDS encoding tetratricopeptide repeat protein, whose translation MARHHDSSTDVWIRRYLQSLLDDPALRVPSGLVPLWLDQQVDPAAERLRDNVARITILHVVNRSPRSVVLGPAGSGKSTLARQLVRQLAEEALAQPQALLPLYLPLRSFAGSVEGTLSAQAHMRAPAVATLALQRPCILIVDALNDVAPNEQLEVLGMLRRAMTQLGPQGRWLLFCRSEQWALFAPWLQTLQSELWRIRPWNDQMVNGALQRLSAPGLQRLIGYRGCVELARRPRWLGSLSALAAGEAAVPPRPAQIAVAWVRRVFAEAADAHCLPEACAQAGLTLLCALAEALASRPALSRSAVVALTLQVADEAGVSGEELLTLLDASGLLHPAGEDEWTLRSSLLADLAQALMARHAAPEQWRALIGRGQTLPLLYGLLPEPPALVAALLDAEAWEEVRRVLDANEEATAALETLGATERVSIDVAAALGRVWARGGQPRVAIRLLSWAIEHGRDDPQLYGLLGDLYLGERRWALARDAFTAALRRDPTNLHYQQALARACHELGEDEVATRTLEQVLSTHHRQLAEAAYSLGQVYEQQQRYADALDRYMTAASLVTTDSRYRLAQARTLRLLGRLEEARSLLRSLQAMRIEPADLAQEWAELMLAQGNDRQALLHLDHLVELNAADAGVYLKIGQIRRRLGETLAARQAFAMAIDLDPRCAQAYEQLAGMAIDQGDLHTAAGAYRRLIELHPDDAAVYRRLGALLRELGQHGDAVQVLLHSLQLQPHPHAYLELARVRWAQGEQARALDNYRLARELDPTDVQIAAESGWALIESGDPRAALEPLQAAAAIQPTNARLLYDLGRAYELQGRPAEALEWYERAATVAPDWLVALRATGRLAQQVGFSALARRYLARALRLARHDAETWADVGRLHLQMRAAGRAERALRRALEQGNMAPAVRRDLAQALLLNGRPADALRVLEQIGEEDAEVEALRSQAYEQLGDLRNALLIARAAAAQRPRDAALQRRIGALALRVNHVSEALMALERAIALDDSDPRAQLDLSRALLRAGRAEAALQPAQLAVERDPRNAAAHEQLGLTLLALHRLDAAEEAFSRAIELNPQSADAWGGMADVWRVRHSVAAALPYARHALELAPHNDQHRLRIAQLLAAAGDYDQAQAVLATLREAHLEADRLLLSIALATEQWSLALETANRALSAVPDDAEILAIYGHTLVQLGRPAEAVPALVRACAAAHATAQWWAWQAAAHLALHQWEAATRALERSVQLDPQQPERFVELAQAYLHLNQPQTAVQALRAALEQDATRADWYALLAQAYEALGWRQEALEAWQRAAELAPEVAAYQRQIGRLLLVLGQPHAALERFESIAAQSDGDRETWELYARAALAVDDPARAAYAAACALHLAPAAAEPRELLGEALLQRGDPVRALNYLAPLLESEAPSVRALLLTHTAAEAAQQPAVARRALELAVRQAPDAIEVQLRLARHLHQSEPERALKIMRHLAQREPRRADIQATLAEYLLARNDVTHARAAAEAAVELAPSEPAYRRLLGQICMRLGDRDAARANFQQVLAHQPRDAATALALGRLALERHESGEAIRLLQLAAQYAPDDAEVLGTLGLALRQACQPVHEDELLEAQRDPLLTQALAVLERAAAAAPLWRAELGWTRLIAGERALAVEDLAAALPQLSGVERVVALRRLALALMSRGEDARAARFAEHAAALAPDDALIASLQGQLAERQGDLYAAVRAYTRAVTHAPEQGRYHLRLGAALLATDEHETALEHLQRATQLEPARAEAWMLLSRAYLQLQQPERALQAAQRAVQLAQDHGAAWYQLAEAARALDQTRLALEAFERATTLQPTKAWLVAYADFALARGQAERGRAVLQRAVQLDPADAELAYRLAQLSDGQAWLTQLERAVQLDPTRIEWRRELGDALVRCGQAHLALPHLAQAVEAEPHVAEHWIALARAQEHSGEPTAALATLQRALHVAPDSVALRLALASHLAAQRQWREACEYFSAAAQQEPSAAALAGQGHCLLQLERLSEAQQVLEEALRLAPDDVGVLIDLATIHYRQARFKQAIGVAKRALTHDALAIDAYRIVAEAALALRGDWVQEAHEAIERALAIAPDEPFLHALQSMAYFEEGAYQEALLAARQAVRAAPDEPEYLMQEARVLRRLRRFHEAMALLRKVVRIKKNYREAWIELMEISSEIFLHGDRSAVEPLSRSLPDHNR comes from the coding sequence ATGGCTCGACATCACGACAGCAGTACCGACGTCTGGATTCGGCGCTATCTGCAGTCACTGCTGGACGATCCCGCGCTGCGCGTGCCCAGCGGTCTGGTGCCACTCTGGTTGGATCAGCAGGTTGATCCCGCTGCGGAACGGCTGCGCGACAATGTCGCGCGCATCACGATTCTCCACGTCGTCAACCGCTCGCCGCGTAGCGTCGTGCTGGGGCCGGCGGGGAGCGGCAAGAGCACGCTCGCGCGCCAACTGGTCCGTCAACTGGCGGAAGAAGCGCTGGCACAGCCACAGGCGCTGCTGCCGCTGTACCTGCCGCTGCGCTCGTTTGCCGGGAGCGTGGAAGGCACGCTCAGCGCCCAAGCCCACATGCGCGCGCCGGCGGTGGCCACCCTGGCGCTGCAACGCCCGTGCATCCTGATCGTCGATGCGCTCAACGATGTCGCGCCGAACGAACAGCTCGAAGTGTTGGGCATGCTGCGGCGCGCCATGACGCAGCTTGGGCCGCAGGGCCGCTGGCTGCTGTTCTGCCGCAGCGAACAATGGGCGCTCTTCGCGCCCTGGCTCCAGACGCTGCAATCGGAGCTGTGGCGCATTCGCCCTTGGAACGATCAGATGGTGAACGGCGCGCTGCAACGCCTGTCCGCGCCCGGCCTGCAGCGTTTGATCGGCTACCGGGGCTGCGTTGAACTGGCGCGGCGGCCGCGCTGGCTGGGCAGCCTCAGCGCCTTGGCCGCTGGGGAGGCGGCCGTGCCGCCGCGTCCGGCGCAGATTGCCGTCGCCTGGGTGCGGCGCGTGTTCGCCGAAGCCGCCGACGCCCATTGCCTGCCCGAGGCCTGCGCCCAGGCGGGCCTGACGCTGCTGTGCGCACTAGCCGAGGCCCTGGCGTCGCGTCCGGCGCTGAGTCGCTCGGCGGTGGTTGCCCTGACGCTGCAGGTCGCCGACGAAGCGGGCGTCTCCGGCGAAGAGCTGCTGACCCTGCTGGACGCTTCAGGTCTGCTCCACCCCGCCGGCGAAGACGAATGGACCCTGCGCAGCTCGCTGCTGGCCGATCTGGCGCAGGCCCTGATGGCGCGCCACGCCGCGCCAGAGCAGTGGCGCGCGTTGATCGGCAGGGGCCAGACCCTGCCGTTGTTGTACGGCCTGCTGCCCGAACCGCCGGCGCTGGTCGCCGCGTTGCTGGATGCGGAGGCTTGGGAAGAGGTGCGGCGCGTGCTCGACGCCAACGAGGAGGCAACCGCGGCGCTGGAGACGCTGGGTGCGACCGAGCGCGTGTCGATCGATGTTGCTGCGGCGCTGGGACGCGTCTGGGCGCGCGGGGGACAGCCGCGCGTCGCGATCCGGCTGTTGAGCTGGGCGATCGAGCATGGCCGCGACGACCCCCAGCTCTACGGCCTGCTGGGCGACCTCTACCTGGGTGAGCGCCGCTGGGCGCTGGCGCGCGATGCCTTTACTGCAGCGCTGCGGCGTGACCCGACCAACCTGCACTACCAGCAGGCCCTGGCGCGCGCCTGCCACGAGCTGGGCGAGGACGAGGTCGCCACGCGCACGCTGGAACAGGTGCTCTCCACCCATCACCGCCAGTTGGCTGAAGCTGCCTATAGCCTCGGCCAGGTGTATGAGCAGCAGCAGCGCTACGCCGACGCGCTGGATCGCTACATGACCGCCGCCTCGCTGGTCACCACCGACTCGCGCTACCGCTTGGCACAGGCGCGTACGCTGCGCTTGCTCGGCCGCCTGGAGGAGGCACGTAGCCTGTTGCGCTCGTTGCAGGCCATGCGCATCGAGCCGGCCGACTTGGCGCAGGAGTGGGCCGAGCTGATGCTGGCGCAGGGCAACGATCGTCAGGCGCTGCTGCACCTCGATCACCTGGTGGAACTCAACGCCGCCGACGCCGGCGTGTACCTGAAGATCGGTCAGATCCGGCGCCGGCTGGGTGAGACGCTGGCGGCGCGCCAGGCGTTTGCCATGGCCATCGATCTCGATCCGCGCTGCGCGCAGGCCTACGAGCAACTGGCCGGCATGGCCATCGATCAGGGCGACCTGCATACCGCCGCCGGCGCGTATCGGCGGCTGATCGAGCTGCATCCCGACGATGCCGCCGTGTATCGGCGTCTGGGCGCGTTGCTGCGCGAGCTGGGTCAGCACGGCGATGCGGTGCAGGTCTTGCTCCATTCACTGCAGTTGCAACCCCATCCGCACGCCTACCTGGAGCTGGCGCGGGTGCGCTGGGCCCAGGGCGAACAGGCGCGCGCGCTCGACAATTATCGCCTGGCGCGCGAGCTCGACCCCACCGACGTGCAGATCGCCGCCGAGAGCGGTTGGGCGTTGATCGAAAGCGGTGATCCGCGCGCCGCGCTCGAACCGCTCCAGGCAGCCGCGGCGATCCAGCCCACCAATGCGCGCTTGTTGTACGATCTGGGCCGCGCCTACGAACTGCAGGGACGGCCCGCCGAAGCGCTGGAGTGGTACGAACGCGCCGCGACAGTGGCGCCTGATTGGCTGGTAGCCCTGCGCGCCACCGGGCGCCTGGCGCAGCAGGTCGGCTTTAGCGCCCTGGCGCGCCGCTACCTGGCACGCGCCTTGCGCCTCGCGCGCCACGATGCCGAAACCTGGGCCGATGTCGGACGTCTGCACCTCCAGATGCGCGCCGCCGGTCGTGCCGAACGGGCCCTGCGCCGCGCGCTGGAGCAGGGCAACATGGCCCCGGCGGTGCGCCGCGATCTGGCGCAGGCGCTGCTGCTCAACGGGCGGCCGGCCGACGCGCTACGCGTGTTGGAGCAGATCGGCGAAGAGGATGCCGAAGTCGAAGCGCTGCGCAGCCAGGCCTATGAGCAGCTCGGCGACCTGCGCAACGCCCTGCTGATCGCCCGTGCCGCGGCGGCACAACGTCCTCGCGATGCCGCGCTGCAGCGGCGCATCGGCGCGCTGGCGCTGCGTGTCAATCATGTCAGCGAAGCCTTGATGGCGCTGGAGCGCGCCATCGCCCTGGATGACAGTGATCCGCGCGCGCAGCTCGACCTGAGCCGCGCGCTGCTACGTGCGGGTCGTGCCGAGGCGGCACTCCAGCCGGCGCAACTCGCGGTTGAGCGCGATCCACGCAACGCTGCGGCCCATGAACAGCTTGGGCTGACCCTGCTGGCGCTGCACCGGCTCGATGCGGCAGAAGAGGCCTTCAGTCGCGCGATCGAGCTCAATCCGCAGAGCGCCGACGCCTGGGGCGGGATGGCCGATGTCTGGCGCGTGCGCCACAGCGTTGCCGCGGCGCTGCCCTACGCGCGCCATGCCCTCGAGCTGGCTCCGCATAACGACCAGCACCGTCTGCGCATCGCGCAGTTGTTGGCGGCTGCCGGCGATTATGATCAGGCCCAGGCCGTGCTGGCCACGCTGCGCGAGGCCCACCTCGAAGCTGACCGTCTGCTGCTCTCGATCGCGCTGGCGACGGAACAGTGGAGCCTGGCGCTCGAGACGGCCAACCGCGCCCTCAGCGCCGTGCCGGACGACGCCGAGATCCTGGCGATCTATGGCCATACCCTGGTTCAGCTGGGTCGTCCCGCCGAAGCCGTGCCGGCGCTGGTGCGCGCCTGTGCTGCGGCACACGCCACGGCACAGTGGTGGGCCTGGCAAGCCGCGGCTCATCTGGCGCTCCATCAGTGGGAGGCCGCCACGCGCGCGCTGGAGCGCAGCGTGCAGCTCGATCCACAACAGCCAGAACGCTTCGTTGAGCTTGCCCAGGCATATCTACACCTGAACCAGCCCCAGACCGCGGTCCAGGCCCTGCGCGCCGCATTGGAGCAGGATGCCACGCGCGCCGATTGGTATGCGCTCCTGGCGCAGGCCTACGAAGCGCTGGGCTGGCGCCAGGAAGCGCTGGAAGCCTGGCAGCGCGCCGCCGAGCTTGCGCCGGAGGTGGCGGCCTACCAGCGCCAGATCGGGCGCTTGTTGCTAGTGTTGGGACAGCCCCACGCCGCGCTGGAGCGCTTCGAATCCATCGCTGCACAGAGCGATGGCGATCGCGAAACCTGGGAGCTCTACGCCCGAGCTGCGTTGGCCGTCGATGATCCCGCGCGGGCTGCCTATGCCGCGGCCTGTGCCCTGCACCTGGCGCCGGCCGCCGCCGAGCCGCGCGAACTGTTGGGCGAGGCCCTTTTGCAGCGCGGCGATCCCGTCCGTGCGCTGAATTACCTCGCGCCGCTGCTCGAGAGCGAGGCACCCTCGGTGCGTGCGCTGCTGCTGACGCACACGGCTGCCGAAGCCGCGCAGCAGCCCGCCGTAGCGCGCCGTGCCCTGGAGCTGGCCGTGCGCCAGGCGCCCGACGCGATCGAGGTGCAGCTCCGCCTGGCACGGCACCTGCATCAGAGCGAACCGGAGCGGGCCCTCAAGATTATGCGCCATCTGGCGCAGCGCGAGCCGCGCCGCGCCGACATTCAGGCGACCTTGGCCGAATACCTGCTCGCGCGCAACGATGTGACGCACGCCCGCGCCGCTGCCGAGGCGGCCGTCGAACTGGCGCCCTCGGAGCCGGCCTACCGCCGCCTGCTGGGCCAGATCTGCATGCGTTTGGGCGATCGCGACGCGGCGCGCGCCAACTTTCAGCAGGTGCTGGCCCACCAGCCGCGCGATGCGGCAACCGCCCTGGCGCTGGGGCGCCTGGCACTGGAGCGCCATGAATCCGGCGAAGCGATACGTCTGTTGCAACTCGCCGCGCAGTACGCGCCCGATGATGCCGAGGTGCTGGGCACGCTGGGGCTGGCGCTGCGCCAAGCCTGTCAGCCGGTGCACGAGGACGAGCTGCTGGAGGCGCAGCGCGATCCGCTGCTGACGCAGGCGCTGGCGGTGCTGGAGCGAGCGGCAGCTGCAGCGCCGCTCTGGCGCGCCGAGCTGGGCTGGACGCGCCTGATCGCCGGTGAGCGTGCGCTGGCGGTTGAGGATCTGGCCGCCGCCCTGCCGCAGCTCAGCGGCGTTGAACGTGTGGTTGCGTTGCGGCGGCTGGCGCTGGCGCTGATGAGTCGTGGCGAGGACGCACGCGCGGCGCGCTTTGCCGAGCACGCCGCGGCATTGGCGCCCGATGATGCGCTGATCGCCAGTCTTCAGGGCCAGTTGGCCGAACGGCAGGGTGATCTCTATGCGGCGGTGCGCGCCTACACGCGCGCTGTGACGCATGCGCCCGAACAGGGCCGCTACCACCTGCGTCTGGGCGCAGCTCTGCTCGCCACTGATGAGCACGAAACGGCGCTGGAGCACCTGCAGCGCGCTACGCAGCTTGAGCCGGCGCGCGCCGAAGCCTGGATGCTGCTGAGCCGCGCCTATCTGCAGTTGCAGCAGCCGGAGCGCGCCCTGCAGGCCGCGCAACGCGCTGTGCAGTTGGCCCAGGACCATGGCGCCGCCTGGTATCAGCTTGCCGAAGCGGCGCGCGCGCTGGACCAGACCCGCCTGGCGCTGGAGGCGTTCGAGCGCGCCACGACGCTTCAGCCAACCAAAGCCTGGCTGGTCGCCTATGCCGATTTCGCCCTTGCGCGTGGCCAGGCCGAGCGTGGCCGCGCCGTGCTGCAACGCGCCGTGCAGCTCGATCCAGCCGATGCCGAGCTGGCCTACCGGCTGGCACAGCTCAGCGACGGCCAGGCATGGCTGACCCAGCTTGAGCGCGCCGTGCAGTTGGATCCTACGCGCATTGAGTGGCGCCGCGAGTTGGGTGATGCCCTGGTGCGCTGCGGACAGGCGCATCTGGCCCTTCCGCACCTTGCGCAGGCGGTGGAGGCTGAGCCGCACGTCGCCGAGCACTGGATCGCCCTGGCGCGCGCCCAGGAGCACAGTGGCGAGCCAACGGCTGCCCTGGCCACGCTGCAGCGCGCTCTGCACGTAGCGCCCGACAGCGTGGCGTTGCGCCTGGCGCTGGCGAGCCATCTGGCGGCCCAGCGCCAGTGGCGTGAAGCCTGCGAGTATTTCAGCGCGGCGGCGCAGCAGGAGCCCAGCGCTGCCGCCCTGGCGGGTCAGGGTCATTGTCTGCTGCAACTGGAGCGCTTGAGCGAGGCCCAGCAGGTCCTTGAAGAGGCGCTCCGGCTCGCTCCTGATGATGTGGGCGTGCTGATCGACCTGGCGACGATCCACTACCGCCAGGCACGCTTCAAACAGGCCATCGGCGTCGCCAAGCGCGCCCTGACGCACGATGCGCTGGCCATCGATGCCTATCGCATCGTGGCTGAGGCGGCGCTGGCCTTGCGTGGCGACTGGGTGCAGGAAGCCCACGAGGCAATCGAACGTGCGCTGGCGATCGCTCCCGACGAGCCGTTTCTCCATGCCCTGCAGAGCATGGCCTACTTCGAGGAGGGCGCCTACCAGGAAGCGTTGCTGGCCGCGCGGCAGGCGGTGCGCGCCGCGCCCGATGAGCCGGAGTATCTGATGCAGGAAGCGCGGGTGTTGCGCCGTCTGCGTCGTTTCCATGAAGCAATGGCCCTGTTGCGGAAGGTCGTGCGCATCAAAAAGAACTACCGCGAAGCATGGATCGAGTTGATGGAAATCTCATCCGAGATCTTTTTGCATGGCGACCGATCCGCGGTGGAGCCCTTGTCGCGTTCGCTGCCGGACCATAATCGATGA
- a CDS encoding CDP-alcohol phosphatidyltransferase family protein has product MSAKMRESFDPIEFTYPSNILSLVRLAMVGPTIYTLLRDDHGKRALALIALGMLTDLADGPLARRRGEVSELGKLIDPIADKLMLDGVALALSIKRDFPWWVTNLLLARDAAILLGALLVFRRTEHITTAIHVGKLTTALLTVTLLLYLLNAQPWARRMLNLTMIPFAISWVLYGTRYLRSLRGADLDLPSS; this is encoded by the coding sequence GTGTCAGCGAAGATGCGCGAGTCGTTCGATCCGATTGAGTTTACCTACCCTTCCAACATCTTGTCGCTGGTGCGACTCGCGATGGTTGGTCCAACCATCTACACCCTGCTGCGCGATGACCACGGCAAACGGGCGCTGGCGCTGATCGCGCTGGGCATGCTTACCGATCTGGCCGACGGGCCGTTGGCGCGCCGGCGTGGTGAGGTCTCGGAGCTTGGTAAGCTGATCGACCCCATCGCCGACAAGCTGATGTTGGACGGTGTTGCGCTGGCGCTGAGCATTAAGCGGGATTTTCCCTGGTGGGTGACCAACCTGCTGCTAGCACGCGATGCGGCGATCCTGCTCGGCGCGCTGTTGGTCTTCCGCCGCACCGAGCACATCACCACCGCGATCCACGTCGGCAAGCTCACGACTGCGCTGCTGACGGTGACGCTGCTGCTCTACCTGCTGAACGCGCAGCCCTGGGCGCGACGCATGCTCAATCTGACCATGATTCCGTTCGCCATCTCATGGGTGCTGTACGGCACCCGCTATCTGCGCAGCCTGCGTGGGGCGGACCTGGATCTGCCGTCGTCCTAG
- a CDS encoding DUF4013 domain-containing protein, translated as MSALKQAVQTVHRDPAWWRKTLIGGAWYLSGLGIPIAEGYQLESIENTNQGYPTPLPLWRDLSTKALQGVFGLVIDFAYFVFPLLLVGLIAFCGAIGVLVADLSSALIRSLVLAAAVLGSLWWLAMWLSSVSPLAKRLLVSEGQPGAGLSAQILRSAWEPMSRPLWLRARLWSLPPYLLALLLLALAWWAAARTGWLGTLPLLWLALAALFYARLVTIQLYALAARELQQRRYEAFRARLQTE; from the coding sequence ATGAGTGCATTGAAACAGGCAGTCCAGACCGTTCATCGCGATCCGGCCTGGTGGCGCAAAACGCTGATCGGTGGTGCGTGGTATCTGAGTGGGCTCGGCATCCCCATCGCCGAGGGCTACCAGCTCGAAAGCATCGAGAACACCAACCAGGGCTATCCCACACCGCTACCGCTCTGGCGCGATCTAAGCACCAAAGCCTTGCAAGGCGTGTTCGGGTTGGTGATCGATTTCGCCTACTTCGTCTTTCCACTGCTGCTGGTCGGCCTGATCGCCTTCTGCGGTGCCATCGGTGTGCTGGTGGCCGACCTGTCATCGGCGTTGATCCGCAGTCTAGTGCTGGCGGCTGCCGTGCTGGGCAGTCTGTGGTGGCTGGCGATGTGGCTGAGCAGCGTCTCGCCGCTCGCCAAGCGCCTGCTGGTCAGCGAAGGGCAACCCGGCGCCGGCCTCTCGGCGCAGATCTTGCGCAGCGCCTGGGAGCCGATGTCCCGTCCGCTCTGGCTACGTGCCCGGCTGTGGTCGCTCCCGCCCTATCTGCTCGCCCTGCTGCTGCTGGCGCTGGCCTGGTGGGCTGCCGCGCGCACCGGCTGGCTGGGCACACTTCCGCTGCTCTGGCTGGCACTGGCCGCGCTGTTCTACGCCCGCCTGGTGACGATTCAGCTCTATGCCCTTGCCGCGCGCGAACTGCAGCAGCGCCGCTATGAAGCGTTTCGCGCCCGGCTGCAGACCGAGTGA
- a CDS encoding competence/damage-inducible protein A, whose product MQAEIIAIGTELVLGATVDTNSAYLARRLATVGVGVQRITLVGDEHATIVAAVREALTRAPLVICSGGLGPTADDLTREAIAAATNRPLVFHQTLLDAIAARFAALGRPMSPSNRQQAYVPQDAIIIHNPHGTAPAFVVEHEGRLVAALPGVPQELQFLMDQALLPLLRERLGLHEVLLVREVQVSGMSEAQAGERIADLMAGANPVVGISAKRGRYTIRIAARAADEGAARALIEPVLATIAARFQGNLLDQESLEQRVGRRLLEHGARLALIESDPAIPVLRALSEVDGRQALALALVRPDLVPTADYAATARAEAERLLAESRSTIALVALVEPGAATLRQAAVALATHERAEPIVVTRGIDFGLPDAHAFVATLALDLLRRQLEPVEPAT is encoded by the coding sequence ATGCAGGCGGAAATCATTGCTATCGGCACCGAGCTGGTCCTGGGAGCCACGGTTGATACCAACAGCGCCTACCTGGCACGCCGGCTGGCGACAGTCGGCGTTGGGGTACAGCGCATCACGCTGGTGGGCGACGAGCATGCCACCATCGTGGCGGCAGTGCGTGAGGCGCTGACGCGCGCGCCATTGGTGATCTGCTCGGGCGGGCTGGGTCCGACCGCCGACGATCTGACACGCGAGGCCATCGCCGCGGCGACCAACCGGCCCCTGGTGTTCCACCAAACGCTGCTGGATGCGATCGCGGCACGCTTCGCCGCGCTGGGTCGTCCAATGAGCCCTTCCAATCGGCAGCAGGCCTATGTGCCACAGGATGCGATCATCATCCACAATCCACACGGCACCGCGCCGGCTTTTGTAGTCGAACACGAAGGACGCTTGGTTGCGGCGCTGCCCGGCGTGCCGCAGGAGCTTCAGTTTCTGATGGATCAGGCGCTGCTGCCGCTGCTGCGCGAACGGCTCGGCCTGCACGAGGTGCTGCTGGTGCGCGAGGTACAAGTCAGCGGCATGAGCGAGGCGCAGGCCGGCGAGCGCATCGCCGATCTGATGGCCGGCGCCAATCCGGTGGTGGGCATTTCCGCCAAGCGGGGCCGCTACACCATCCGCATCGCCGCGCGCGCTGCCGATGAAGGCGCAGCCCGAGCGCTGATCGAGCCGGTGCTGGCAACCATTGCCGCGCGCTTCCAGGGCAACCTGCTGGACCAGGAATCGCTGGAACAGCGCGTCGGGCGGCGCTTGCTGGAACACGGCGCACGCCTGGCGTTGATCGAGAGCGATCCGGCCATCCCGGTACTGCGCGCCCTGAGCGAGGTCGATGGCCGGCAGGCGCTGGCGCTGGCGCTGGTGCGGCCCGATCTGGTGCCCACCGCCGACTACGCGGCAACGGCACGCGCCGAAGCAGAGCGGCTATTGGCGGAAAGCAGGTCCACGATCGCGCTGGTGGCGCTGGTCGAGCCCGGCGCGGCCACGCTGCGCCAGGCGGCCGTGGCCCTGGCGACGCATGAGCGTGCCGAGCCAATCGTTGTGACGCGCGGCATCGATTTCGGTCTGCCCGACGCGCATGCTTTTGTGGCCACTCTGGCGCTCGATCTGTTGCGGCGTCAGCTTGAGCCGGTAGAGCCAGCGACCTAA
- a CDS encoding CBS and ACT domain-containing protein, whose protein sequence is MLVRDRMTQTPVTATPDTSFNEALRLMRERRVRRLPIVERDGRVVGIVSEKDLLNAAPSPATTLSRYEINELLSRLRLRDLMTHQVITVTPDMPLEEAARIMADNKIGGLPVVDAQQQLVGIITETDIFRTMVEMLGARRPGLRLTLRVDDHRGALAQIAGEITRQGGNIITVGVFQDQEHAQPIVTLKVENVDDAHLIEALRGMQIEILDARHS, encoded by the coding sequence ATGCTGGTTCGTGACCGCATGACCCAGACACCGGTGACTGCTACGCCGGACACATCCTTTAACGAAGCGCTGCGACTGATGCGCGAGCGCCGTGTACGGCGGCTACCGATCGTCGAGCGCGACGGTCGTGTGGTGGGCATCGTCTCGGAAAAGGATCTGCTCAACGCCGCGCCCTCGCCTGCCACCACGCTTTCGCGCTACGAGATCAACGAACTCCTGTCGCGGCTGCGCCTGCGCGACCTGATGACGCACCAGGTGATCACGGTCACACCGGACATGCCGCTGGAGGAGGCAGCGCGCATCATGGCCGACAACAAGATCGGCGGCCTGCCGGTGGTAGACGCACAGCAGCAGTTGGTCGGCATCATCACCGAAACCGACATCTTCCGCACCATGGTCGAGATGCTGGGCGCGCGCCGTCCCGGGTTGCGCCTGACCCTGCGCGTAGATGACCATCGCGGCGCGCTGGCGCAGATCGCCGGGGAGATCACGCGTCAGGGCGGCAACATCATCACCGTGGGCGTATTTCAGGATCAAGAGCACGCCCAACCAATCGTCACCCTCAAGGTTGAAAACGTGGATGACGCACACCTGATCGAAGCGCTGCGCGGCATGCAGATCGAGATCCTCGACGCACGACACAGCTAA